In the Paramisgurnus dabryanus chromosome 5, PD_genome_1.1, whole genome shotgun sequence genome, one interval contains:
- the nlgn3b gene encoding neuroligin-3b, with amino-acid sequence MWRTQSSTYLPLTHLLCRPLTFALCWLLLLLMRSVSMATALTYQPTVNTALGRLRGMRVAVATEGLGPVDQYLGVPYAAPPVGEKRFMPPDAPSAWSGVRNATRFSPVCPQTVRNAVPDIMMPVWATYNLDTVATYLQEQSEDCLYLNIYVPTQRGTKRTGDMSAETERSEDDGLRDARDDPRPVMLFIHGGSYMEGTGNIMDGSVLASYGNVIVITLNYRVGILGFLSTGDQAAKGNYGLLDQIQALRWINKNIGYFGGDPGRVTVFGSGIGASCVSLLTLSHHSEGLFHRAIIQSGSALSSWSVNYQPVKYTRLLAERVGCNVLDTHDLVLCMQKRSYRELVEQEIQPARFHVAFGPVIDGDLIPDDPEVLMEQGEFLNYDIMLGVNQGEGFRFVEGVVEPEEGGVSGSDFDFAVSDFVDGLYGYPEGKDTLRETIKFMYTDWADRDNPETRRKTLVAMFTDHQWVEPAVVTADLHARYGSPTFFYAFYHHCQSPMKPPWADSAHGDELPYVFGIPLIGPTDLFPCNFSRNDIMLSAVVMTYWTNFAKTGDPNKPVPQDTKFIHTKANRFEEVTWAKYSPHDHLYLHIGLKPRVRDHYRATKVAFWKHLVPHLYNLHDMFHYTSTTTRVPPLLTTHSSHSSTPRPGSNKVRTPGKQPPQSTARSGPLVIANPRDYSTELSVTIAVGASLLFLNVLAFAALYYRKDKRSRQDTPPQTAPQRQTPPNDLSYTPTSISGGNQEEGSLCDPLRQTPASSPRDYALTLRRSPDDIPLMTPSSCAMTPNSGTMTPNTVTLTPNSVTMTPNTITMSPNSLMGYPSMHPYNTFTHGYNSTTLPHPHSTTRV; translated from the exons ATGTGGCGCACACAATCATCCACTTACCTGCCGCTTACCCACCTGCTCTGCCGACCTCTGACCTTTGCCCTGTGTTGGCTCTTATTGTTGTTAATGCGGTCAGTCTCCATGGCAACCGCGCTGACCTATCAGCCCACAGTAAACACAGCACTTGGCAGACTTAGGGGTATGCGGGTTGCTGTGGCGACAGAGGGCCTGGGCCCAGTGGATCAGTACCTGGGTGTGCCTTACGCTGCACCACCTGTGGGGGAGAAGCGCTTCATGCCGCCTGATGCTCCGTCAGCCTGGTCTGGCGTCCGGAACGCCACCCGTTTCTCTCCCGTCTGCCCGCAGACTGTTCGCAATGCAGTGCCGGACATCATGATGCCTGTGTGGGCCACCTACAACCTTGACACAGTCGCTACCTACCTGCAAGAGCAGAGTGAAGACTGTCTGTATCTGAATATATACGTACCCACACAACGTG GCACAAAGAGAACAGGCGACATGTCAGCTGAAACCGAGCGTTCAGAGGATGATG GGCTCCGGGATGCTCGCGATGACCCTCGTCCCGTGATGTTGTTTATTCACGGTGGCTCGTACATGGAGGGCACTGGGAATATTATGGACGGCAGTGTGCTGGCCAGCTACGGCAATGTCATTGTTATCACCCTCAACTACAGGGTTGGAATATTGG GATTTTTAAGCACAGGTGATCAGGCTGCTAAAGGGAATTATGGTCTTCTGGATCAGATTCAGGCTCTGCGCTGGATCAATAAGAACATTGGATATTTTGGTGGCGATCCTGGCCGTGTAACAGTGTTCGGCTCAGGAATCGGAGCGTCCTGTGTCAGTTTGCTTACTCTTTCACATCATTCTGAAG gtTTGTTTCACAGAGCAATCATTCAGAGTGGGTCAGCTTTGTCCAGCTGGTCAGTCAATTATCAGCCGGTGAAATACACACGTCTTCTTGCAGAGCGCGTTGGCTGTAATGTTCTTGACACACAC GATCTGGTCCTCTGCATGCAGAAGCGTAGCTACAGGGAGTTGGTTGAGCAGGAAATTCAGCCAGCACGCTTCCATGTGGCCTTTGGCCCTGTTATCGATGGTGACCTCATACCTGATGACCCCGAAGTGCTCATGGAGCAGGGAGAGTTCCTTAACTATGACATTATGTTGGGCGTCAACCAGGGGGAGGGGTTCCGCTTTGTAGAGGGCGTGGTGGAGCCAGAGGAGGGCGGAGTTTCCGGATCGGATTTTGACTTTGCGGTATCAGATTTTGTGGATGGTCTCTATGGGTATCCAGAAGGGAAGGACACGCTCAGAGAGACCATAAAGTTCATGTATACAGACTGGGCAGATCGAGATAATCCCGAGACACGACGCAAGACTCTCGTGGCCATGTTTACAGATCATCAATGGGTAGAGCCAGCGGTGGTCACGGCCGACCTGCATGCACGTTACGGTTCTCCAACCTTCTTCTATGCGTTCTACCATCACTGCCAAAGCCCCATGAAACCTCCATGGGCAGATTCTGCACATGGCGATGAGCTGCCCTATGTCTTTGGCATTCCACTTATTGGCCCGACCGATCTCTTTCCCTGCAACTTCTCCCGCAATGACATAATGCTGAGTGCTGTCGTCATGACCTACTGGACCAACTTTGCAAAGACCGG GGATCCAAACAAGCCAGTTCCTCAAGATACCAAGTTCATCCACACCAAGGCAAACCGTTTCGAGGAAGTGACCTGGGCCAAGTACAGCCCTCATGACCATCTTTACCTGCATATTGGGCTTAAGCCGCGTGTTCGGGATCATTACCGTGCAACTAAAGTTGCTTTTTGGAAGCATCTGGTACCTCACCTGTACAACCTGCATGACATGTTTCACTACACGTCCACCACCACAAGAGTTCCACCTCTTCTGACCACACACAGCTCTCACAGCTCAACGCCCCGTCCAGGCAGCAACAAGGTCCGTACCCCTGGTAAACAACCACCGCAGTCCACGGCACGCAGCGGGCCACTTGTCATCGCCAATCCGCGAGATTACTCCACGGAGCTGAGCGTCACTATCGCCGTCGGGGCTTCTCTTCTCTTCCTAAACGTCCTGGCATTTGCCGCCCTGTACTATCGCAAGGACAAACGGAGTCGACAGGACACGCCCCCTCAGACAGCACCTCAGCGCCAGACCCCGCCCAATGACCTCAGTTACACGCCCACCTCCATTTCAGGAGGTAACCAAGAGGAGGGCTCATTGTGCGACCCCCTTCGCCAGACCCCAGCGTCTTCTCCGCGGGATTACGCGCTCACGCTTCGTCGCTCACCGGATGACATCCCCCTCATGACACCGAGCTCCTGCGCCATGACACCGAACAGCGGCACTATGACACCCAACACTGTAACCTTGACACCCAACAGTGTTACCATGACACCCAAcaccattacaatgtcacccaATTCTTTGATGGGATATCCCAGCATGCACCCTTACAACACTTTCACACACGGATACAACTCCACCACTCTGCCCCACCCGCACTCAACAACACGTGTATAA